One segment of Variovorax sp. PAMC28562 DNA contains the following:
- the yjfF gene encoding galactofuranose ABC transporter, permease protein YjfF, giving the protein MSAVIAPPGNSSSPRPTPASGRGGKKLNPKYWPLAATVSLFVLMATLGSVLYDGFFSAQVFFNLLIDNAFLIIVAVGMTFVILSGGIDLSVGSVIALTTMVSATLVEKHGWSPWVVIPLVLLMGTAFGAFMGVLIERFRLQPFIVTLAGMFLARGLCYLISIDSISITNPFYEAVSQARIPVWGDASLSISAVIAIVVVLVAIFVAHCTPFGRAVYAIGGSEHSAMLMGLPVRSTLVGVYTLSGFCSALAGVVFTFYMLSGYGLHAVGLELDAIAAVVIGGTLLTGGVGYVAGTLFGVLMLGIIQTLISFDGTLSSWWTRIVVGALLFAFCLLQRFFSARAPRR; this is encoded by the coding sequence ATGAGTGCTGTCATCGCGCCGCCGGGGAATTCGTCCTCACCCCGACCGACTCCTGCCAGCGGGCGAGGGGGCAAGAAATTGAACCCTAAATACTGGCCCCTCGCTGCGACCGTCTCATTGTTCGTCTTGATGGCGACGCTTGGCTCGGTGCTCTACGACGGCTTCTTCTCGGCGCAGGTCTTCTTCAATCTGCTGATCGACAACGCGTTTTTGATCATCGTCGCGGTCGGCATGACCTTCGTGATCCTGTCGGGCGGCATCGACTTGTCGGTCGGCTCGGTCATCGCGCTCACCACGATGGTGTCGGCCACGCTGGTCGAAAAGCACGGCTGGAGTCCGTGGGTCGTCATCCCGCTGGTGCTGCTCATGGGAACCGCGTTCGGCGCGTTCATGGGCGTCTTGATCGAGCGCTTCAGGCTGCAGCCTTTCATCGTCACGCTGGCTGGGATGTTTCTGGCGCGCGGCCTGTGCTATCTCATCAGCATCGACTCGATCAGCATCACCAACCCGTTCTACGAGGCCGTGTCGCAGGCGCGCATTCCGGTGTGGGGCGATGCGTCGCTGTCGATCAGCGCGGTGATTGCCATCGTGGTGGTGCTGGTCGCGATATTCGTCGCCCATTGCACGCCGTTCGGTCGCGCCGTGTATGCCATTGGTGGCAGCGAGCACTCGGCCATGTTGATGGGCTTGCCAGTGCGCTCCACCCTGGTCGGCGTGTACACGCTGTCGGGCTTTTGCTCGGCGCTGGCGGGCGTGGTGTTCACCTTCTACATGCTGTCGGGCTACGGCCTGCATGCGGTCGGCCTGGAGCTGGACGCCATCGCTGCCGTCGTCATCGGCGGCACGCTGCTCACGGGCGGCGTGGGCTACGTGGCGGGTACGCTCTTCGGCGTGCTGATGCTCGGCATCATTCAGACGCTGATCTCGTTCGACGGGACGTTGAGCTCGTGGTGGACGCGCATCGTCGTTGGTGCGCTGCTGTTTGCCTTCTGCCTGCTGCAGCGCTTCTTCAGCGCGCGCGCCCCGCGCCGCTGA
- the cphA gene encoding cyanophycin synthetase — MEVTRIRALRGPNLWSRHTAIEAIVSCTGDENAVERLSGFDARLRSLFPTIGELHPIVLGQPLALAHVLENAALALQAQAGCAVNFGHTQPTAEAGIYQVTVQYGEESVGRRAIQLAEQLINAALHDTTFDADAAIAELREEDESERLGPSTGSIVDAAVARGIPYRRLTRGSLVQFGWGAKQRRIQAAEIDSTSGVAESIAQDKELTKQLLNAAGVPVPLGRPVTSADDGWAASMDIGLPVVVKPQDGNQGKGVTVNITTREQLTAAYDSAAVYGEVMVEKFLPGFDFRLLVVGDKLIAAARRDPPQVIGDGTCTVRQLVDTVNLDPRRGEGHSTSLTKIQLDGIAIGRLESQGLTPESVPKRGQRVVLRNNANLSTGGTATDVTDTVHPEIAARAVDAAQMVGLDICGVDMVCESVLRPLEEQHGGVVEVNAAPGLRMHISPSFGRGRAVGEAIMDTLYAPGDTGRIPVVAVTGTNGKTTTARLINHLLASSGLRTGMTNTDGVWVDGRQIDSGDCSGPKSARNVLMHPEVDAAVFEVARGGVLREGLGFDRCQVAVVTNIGSGDHLGLNYITTVEDLAVLKRVIVRNVAYDGYAVLNAADPNVAAMAAGCPGSVIFFAADRQHPVMATHRAQGKRTVYVDQDTLIAAEGSWRERIPLRDVPITRGGTISFQVDNVMAAVAAGWAVGLDWGTIRSGVASFMNDAAGVPGRFNVMDYRGATVIADYGHNTDAMRALVSAVDTMPANKRSVVISGAGDRRDSDIRDQTAILGQAFDEVILYQDAAQRGRADGEVMALLRQGLQGASRTQLIDEIRGEFIAIDTALARLQPGDLSLILVDQVEEALAHLAMRIAAG, encoded by the coding sequence ATGGAAGTCACACGCATTCGCGCCCTGCGCGGCCCCAACCTCTGGAGCCGACACACCGCCATCGAGGCGATCGTTTCGTGCACCGGCGACGAGAACGCCGTGGAACGGCTCTCCGGTTTCGACGCGCGCCTTCGCTCGCTGTTTCCGACCATCGGCGAGCTGCATCCGATCGTGCTTGGCCAGCCGCTGGCCCTTGCACACGTGCTTGAAAACGCCGCGTTGGCACTGCAGGCGCAAGCCGGCTGTGCGGTCAACTTCGGCCACACCCAGCCGACGGCGGAAGCGGGCATTTATCAAGTGACGGTGCAGTACGGCGAAGAGTCGGTAGGCCGACGCGCCATTCAACTGGCCGAGCAACTTATCAATGCGGCGTTGCACGACACCACCTTCGACGCAGATGCGGCCATCGCTGAATTGCGCGAAGAAGACGAATCCGAACGCCTCGGCCCGAGCACCGGCTCGATCGTCGATGCAGCCGTCGCGCGCGGCATTCCGTATCGACGCCTCACGCGCGGCAGTCTGGTGCAGTTCGGCTGGGGCGCCAAGCAGCGACGCATCCAGGCGGCAGAGATCGACAGCACGAGCGGCGTGGCCGAGTCGATTGCGCAAGACAAGGAACTCACCAAGCAATTGCTCAACGCCGCTGGCGTGCCCGTGCCGCTGGGTCGGCCGGTGACGAGCGCCGACGACGGCTGGGCCGCATCGATGGACATCGGCCTGCCGGTGGTGGTAAAGCCGCAAGACGGCAACCAGGGCAAGGGCGTGACGGTCAACATCACCACGCGCGAGCAACTCACAGCCGCCTACGACTCGGCCGCTGTCTACGGCGAGGTCATGGTCGAGAAGTTCTTGCCCGGCTTCGACTTCCGCCTGCTGGTCGTCGGCGACAAGCTCATCGCCGCGGCGCGACGCGATCCGCCGCAGGTGATCGGCGACGGCACCTGCACCGTGCGGCAGCTGGTCGACACCGTCAACCTCGACCCGCGCCGTGGCGAAGGCCATTCGACCTCGCTCACCAAGATCCAGCTCGACGGCATCGCCATCGGGCGTCTCGAATCGCAGGGCCTGACGCCCGAAAGCGTGCCGAAACGAGGTCAGCGGGTCGTGCTCCGTAACAACGCGAATCTCTCCACGGGCGGCACCGCCACCGACGTGACCGACACCGTGCACCCCGAAATCGCAGCGCGCGCGGTCGATGCGGCGCAAATGGTCGGCCTCGACATCTGCGGCGTCGACATGGTCTGCGAGAGCGTGCTGCGGCCGCTCGAAGAACAACACGGCGGCGTCGTCGAAGTCAACGCCGCGCCCGGCCTGCGCATGCACATCTCCCCCTCGTTCGGCCGCGGCCGCGCGGTCGGCGAGGCCATCATGGACACCCTCTATGCACCCGGCGACACCGGCCGCATCCCGGTGGTCGCAGTCACCGGCACCAACGGCAAGACGACGACGGCGCGCCTCATCAACCATCTGCTCGCATCGAGCGGACTGCGCACCGGCATGACCAACACCGACGGCGTGTGGGTCGATGGCCGGCAGATCGACAGCGGCGATTGCAGCGGCCCGAAAAGCGCGCGCAACGTGCTGATGCACCCCGAGGTCGATGCGGCTGTGTTCGAGGTCGCGCGCGGTGGCGTGCTGCGAGAAGGCCTCGGCTTCGACCGCTGCCAGGTCGCAGTGGTGACCAACATCGGCAGCGGGGATCACCTGGGCCTCAACTACATCACCACGGTCGAAGACCTCGCCGTGCTCAAGCGCGTGATCGTCCGCAACGTGGCTTACGACGGGTATGCGGTGCTCAATGCCGCCGACCCGAACGTCGCCGCCATGGCCGCAGGCTGCCCCGGCAGCGTGATCTTCTTTGCCGCCGACCGGCAGCACCCGGTGATGGCAACGCACCGCGCGCAAGGCAAGCGGACCGTCTACGTCGACCAGGACACCCTGATCGCCGCTGAAGGTTCGTGGCGCGAGCGCATTCCACTGCGCGACGTGCCGATCACCCGTGGCGGCACGATCAGCTTTCAGGTCGACAACGTGATGGCGGCAGTGGCCGCAGGCTGGGCCGTCGGCCTCGACTGGGGCACCATCCGCAGCGGCGTTGCGAGCTTCATGAACGACGCAGCCGGCGTGCCCGGGCGCTTCAACGTGATGGACTATCGCGGTGCCACCGTCATCGCCGACTACGGCCACAACACCGACGCCATGCGCGCACTGGTGTCCGCCGTCGACACCATGCCGGCCAACAAGCGCTCAGTGGTCATCAGCGGTGCCGGCGACCGGCGCGACAGCGACATCCGCGACCAGACCGCCATCCTCGGGCAAGCGTTCGATGAAGTGATCCTGTACCAGGACGCAGCGCAGCGTGGACGGGCCGATGGCGAAGTCATGGCACTGCTGCGGCAAGGTCTGCAGGGCGCATCGCGGACGCAACTCATCGACGAGATCCGCGGCGAGTTCATCGCCATCGACACGGCGCTGGCGCGTTTGCAGCCGGGCGATTTGTCGTTGATTTTGGTGGACCAGGTCGAAGAGGCCTTGGCGCACCTTGCGATGCGGATCGCTGCCGGATAA
- the cphA gene encoding cyanophycin synthetase translates to MTRFDDIRLLRINYLRGPNIWTYRPVLEVWLDLGRLEDFPSNTIDGFTGRLTTLLPALIEHHCGVGERGGFISRLNEGTWSGHVLEHVVIELLNLAGMPTGFGQTRSTSEHGVYRMVFRARDEQVARAALAEGHRLLMSAINDDPFGTADVQRAVDVVKGQVEDCYLGPSTACIVGAATDRGIPHMRLNSGNLVQLGYGASQRRIWTAETDYTSAIGESIASDKELTKSLLASCGVPVPEGEVVDSAEEAWDVAESMGLPVVVKPSDANHGRGVSLELNTREEVMGAYAVAEPEGSDVMVERFIRGSEHRLLVVGGQVVAAARGEIITVTGDGNTAVADLIEKQLNSDPRRGAEEEFPLDLIDLPTDAKLQLELQRQKLDGTSVPEAGRVVTIQRNGNLGVDCTDQVHPEVAHAAVLAARVVGLDIAGIDLVAQDIGRPLAAQGGAIVEVNAGPGLLMHLKPAVGSPRPVGRAICDHLFPDEASGRIPIVGIAGSQDTAVLARLVAWLIGLGGRYTGLACRDGLFLERRRVDARNSANWGAGHRLLVNRAVQAVVIENGAETILRDGLAYDRCEVGIVTDLEGAAALAEFDITESDQLVKVLRTQVDVVLPEGTAVLNAADDRVAGLAPLCDGVVILYSTDAHAATLTTHQASGGKAVLVRQDRVVLANGSSESFLPGLGRLTIWSATHAGVSIDSLLAAVAAGWALGIPLNLIGAGVEAFEADLQAALASLQLSQTAPSPSALHASSSFQQFS, encoded by the coding sequence ATGACCCGTTTCGACGACATCCGACTCCTGCGCATCAACTATTTGCGCGGCCCCAACATCTGGACTTATCGGCCGGTGCTGGAAGTTTGGCTCGATCTCGGCCGGCTGGAAGATTTTCCGTCGAACACCATCGACGGCTTCACCGGGCGGCTGACGACCCTGCTGCCGGCACTCATCGAGCACCATTGCGGCGTCGGTGAGCGCGGCGGATTTATTTCCCGGCTCAACGAAGGCACGTGGTCGGGCCATGTGCTCGAACACGTCGTCATCGAACTGCTCAACCTCGCCGGCATGCCGACCGGGTTCGGCCAGACCCGCAGCACTTCCGAGCACGGCGTGTACCGCATGGTGTTCCGGGCACGCGACGAGCAAGTTGCGCGTGCCGCCTTGGCAGAAGGCCATCGCCTGCTGATGAGCGCGATCAACGACGATCCTTTCGGTACGGCCGACGTGCAGCGAGCGGTCGACGTGGTCAAGGGCCAGGTCGAAGACTGCTACCTCGGCCCGAGCACCGCGTGCATCGTCGGCGCCGCCACCGACCGCGGCATTCCGCACATGCGCCTGAACAGCGGCAACCTGGTACAGCTCGGCTACGGCGCCAGCCAGCGCCGCATCTGGACTGCCGAGACCGACTACACCAGCGCCATCGGCGAATCGATTGCCAGCGACAAGGAACTCACCAAGTCGCTTCTCGCGAGCTGCGGCGTGCCGGTGCCTGAAGGCGAAGTGGTCGACAGTGCCGAAGAAGCCTGGGACGTTGCCGAGAGCATGGGCCTGCCGGTGGTCGTCAAGCCGTCCGACGCCAACCACGGCCGCGGCGTCTCGCTCGAACTCAACACGCGCGAAGAAGTCATGGGCGCTTACGCCGTCGCCGAGCCCGAGGGCAGCGACGTGATGGTCGAGCGCTTCATCCGTGGCAGCGAACACCGCCTGCTGGTGGTCGGCGGCCAGGTCGTGGCAGCGGCCCGTGGCGAGATCATCACCGTGACGGGCGACGGCAACACCGCTGTCGCCGACCTCATTGAAAAGCAACTCAACAGCGACCCTCGCCGCGGCGCCGAAGAAGAATTTCCACTCGACCTGATCGACCTGCCGACCGACGCCAAGCTGCAGCTCGAGCTGCAACGCCAGAAGCTCGACGGCACCTCGGTGCCCGAGGCCGGCCGCGTGGTCACCATCCAGCGCAACGGCAACCTCGGTGTCGACTGCACCGATCAGGTCCACCCTGAAGTCGCTCACGCAGCCGTGCTCGCGGCCCGCGTCGTCGGGCTCGACATCGCCGGCATCGACCTGGTGGCGCAAGACATCGGCCGGCCGCTGGCAGCGCAAGGCGGCGCCATTGTCGAAGTGAATGCCGGCCCGGGCTTGCTGATGCACCTGAAGCCTGCGGTCGGTTCGCCACGGCCGGTCGGCCGTGCGATTTGCGATCACCTCTTCCCGGATGAAGCCTCAGGCCGGATTCCAATCGTGGGCATCGCCGGCTCGCAGGACACCGCTGTGCTGGCGCGCTTGGTGGCATGGCTCATCGGCCTCGGCGGCCGGTACACCGGGCTCGCTTGCCGCGACGGCCTCTTTCTGGAACGCCGCCGCGTCGATGCGCGCAACAGCGCCAATTGGGGCGCAGGCCATCGCCTGCTGGTCAACCGTGCGGTGCAGGCCGTCGTCATCGAGAACGGTGCCGAGACCATCCTGCGCGACGGCTTGGCCTACGACCGCTGCGAAGTCGGCATCGTGACCGATCTGGAAGGCGCTGCCGCGCTCGCCGAGTTCGACATCACGGAGAGCGACCAGCTGGTGAAGGTGCTGCGCACCCAAGTCGACGTGGTGCTGCCCGAAGGCACCGCCGTGCTGAACGCCGCCGATGACCGCGTTGCCGGGCTAGCGCCGTTGTGCGATGGCGTGGTCATTCTGTATTCGACCGACGCGCACGCAGCGACACTGACGACGCACCAGGCCAGCGGCGGCAAAGCCGTTCTGGTACGGCAAGACCGCGTGGTGCTGGCCAACGGCAGCAGTGAATCGTTCTTGCCGGGCCTCGGGCGCCTCACGATCTGGAGCGCGACCCATGCGGGTGTGAGCATCGACAGCTTGCTGGCGGCGGTCGCGGCCGGCTGGGCGCTCGGCATACCACTGAACCTGATCGGTGCCGGTGTCGAGGCCTTCGAAGCCGACCTGCAGGCGGCGCTCGCATCGCTGCAACTTTCTCAGACGGCGCCGTCTCCTTCGGCACTGCACGCCTCGTCGTCCTTTCAACAATTTTCCTGA